The following are encoded together in the Myxococcus virescens genome:
- a CDS encoding GNAT family N-acetyltransferase, which produces MTMKQVDAGVEVAPAPILDVAGLPNDLMAAVKFGLPTDEDMTAVADLRAGSEPWKSRGETQEDSLKALTQLKPFIHVAKLQSQLVGYVTVERDGPVPGAAYLRNIVVKPELRRKGLGNILLEQALKAARDMYRKTIALRVDPSNSPAVSFYRKEGFTTVATVVSKKSGKLRLLMSREL; this is translated from the coding sequence ATGACGATGAAGCAGGTGGACGCAGGCGTGGAGGTGGCCCCAGCACCGATACTGGATGTGGCTGGCCTCCCCAACGACCTGATGGCGGCGGTGAAGTTCGGCCTGCCCACCGACGAAGACATGACGGCGGTGGCGGACCTGCGCGCCGGCTCTGAGCCCTGGAAGAGCCGGGGTGAGACGCAGGAGGACAGCCTCAAGGCCCTGACGCAGCTCAAGCCCTTCATCCATGTGGCGAAGCTGCAAAGCCAGCTTGTCGGCTATGTCACGGTGGAGCGGGACGGCCCGGTTCCGGGCGCGGCGTACCTGCGCAACATCGTGGTGAAGCCCGAGCTGCGCCGCAAGGGCCTGGGCAACATCCTGCTGGAGCAGGCGCTGAAGGCGGCCCGGGACATGTACCGGAAGACCATCGCCCTGCGGGTGGATCCGTCCAACTCGCCCGCGGTGAGCTTCTACCGGAAGGAAGGCTTCACCACGGTGGCCACGGTGGTCTCCAAGAAGTCCGGGAAGCTTCGCCTCCTGATGTCCCGCGAGCTCTAG
- a CDS encoding ATP-binding protein has protein sequence MNGASGNGASDGVGASRRESVLQRRLSLADMLDLPSFVEVVRSFSELYRVGIKVMDTAGDKLADVKVGHGDFCSYVFGFPESRSRCTATVARVKDGPVALVQGARPARGDGSEAAGIIALPCFTGLRYLVMPVRWEGDELGRVILGPFTPEELADFPPSLTDISGVDLSRAHELVARVRRVPERTAAQVLVHFGQVLAALVASGQRAFLATQLHIEAMLETHRDLEANNARLAQANTRLKELDRLKSTFLGTVSHELRTPLASIIGYSEMLAEGLAGALNPEQLLYVRTIVEKGESLLNLISSILDLSQIEAGRLRLVMGPVDLGSVIQTAVSSVAPQAQRKGVELEVRLPPLPQPRLAADADKLRQVVVNLLANAVKFTSSGGRVSVVMSEATAQKELAAPGYRVSVEDTGMGIREDQFENIFQSFYQVDGSSTREHGGAGLGLAIVKSLVEGHGGRVSVESEFGRGSRFTVVLPLQPPLSEHGGFSALAPTPSPSGHDRF, from the coding sequence ATGAACGGCGCGTCGGGCAACGGGGCGTCGGACGGCGTGGGCGCCTCGCGCCGTGAGTCCGTGCTCCAGCGGAGGCTGTCGCTGGCGGACATGCTGGACCTTCCCTCCTTCGTGGAGGTGGTGCGGAGCTTCAGCGAACTGTACCGCGTGGGCATCAAGGTGATGGACACCGCGGGCGACAAGCTGGCCGACGTGAAGGTGGGCCACGGCGACTTCTGCTCGTACGTGTTCGGCTTCCCGGAGAGCCGCTCGCGCTGCACCGCCACGGTGGCCCGCGTGAAGGATGGACCGGTGGCCCTGGTGCAGGGCGCCCGGCCCGCGCGAGGTGACGGCTCGGAGGCGGCGGGCATCATCGCGCTGCCGTGCTTCACCGGCCTGCGCTACCTGGTGATGCCGGTGCGCTGGGAGGGCGACGAGCTGGGCCGCGTCATCCTGGGTCCCTTCACGCCGGAGGAGCTGGCGGACTTCCCGCCGTCGCTGACGGACATCTCTGGGGTGGACCTGTCGCGCGCGCACGAACTGGTGGCCCGCGTGCGGCGCGTGCCCGAACGCACCGCCGCGCAGGTGCTGGTGCACTTCGGGCAGGTGCTCGCCGCGCTGGTGGCCAGCGGGCAGCGCGCCTTCCTGGCGACGCAGCTCCACATCGAGGCGATGCTGGAGACGCACCGGGATTTGGAGGCGAACAACGCCCGGCTGGCGCAGGCGAACACCCGCCTGAAGGAGCTGGACCGGCTGAAGTCCACCTTCCTGGGCACGGTGAGCCACGAGCTGCGCACGCCGCTGGCTTCCATCATCGGCTACTCGGAGATGCTCGCTGAGGGCCTGGCCGGCGCGCTCAACCCGGAGCAGCTGCTCTACGTGCGCACCATCGTGGAGAAGGGCGAGTCGCTGCTCAACCTCATCTCCTCCATCCTGGACCTGAGCCAGATTGAAGCCGGACGGCTGCGCCTGGTGATGGGCCCCGTGGACCTGGGCAGCGTCATCCAGACGGCGGTGTCCAGCGTGGCGCCCCAGGCGCAGCGCAAGGGCGTGGAGCTGGAGGTGCGCCTGCCGCCGTTGCCTCAGCCGCGCCTGGCCGCGGACGCGGACAAGCTGCGCCAGGTGGTGGTGAACCTGCTCGCCAACGCGGTGAAATTCACCTCGTCCGGGGGCCGGGTGTCGGTGGTGATGTCGGAGGCCACCGCGCAGAAGGAGCTGGCCGCGCCGGGCTACCGCGTGAGCGTGGAAGACACCGGCATGGGCATCCGCGAGGACCAGTTCGAGAACATCTTCCAGAGCTTCTACCAGGTGGACGGCAGCTCCACGCGCGAGCACGGCGGCGCGGGGCTGGGACTGGCCATCGTGAAGAGCCTGGTGGAAGGCCACGGCGGCCGTGTGTCCGTGGAAAGCGAGTTCGGCCGGGGCTCTCGCTTCACCGTGGTGCTGCCGCTCCAGCCGCCGCTGTCGGAGCACGGCGGCTTCTCCGCGCTGGCGCCCACGCCGTCGCCCAGCGGACACGACCGCTTCTGA
- a CDS encoding regulatory protein RecX, which yields MDEARGGPDKKKERGPKRPRKVSPTYLENAALHYLKRYAATKSQLQRVLLRRVDRSIKFHGGERGEALAWVEALVAKLVRNGLLNDEAYAQMKAHSLRASGRSTRVIAQKLRLKGVPAEVVAKKVADATHEVSEEDAARIWARKKRLGPFRTQPGTREENRKRDLAALARAGFSFGIAKKVIDSSPA from the coding sequence ATGGATGAGGCGCGGGGAGGACCCGACAAGAAGAAGGAGCGCGGTCCGAAGCGGCCCCGGAAGGTGTCCCCCACCTACCTGGAGAACGCGGCGCTGCACTACCTGAAGCGTTACGCGGCGACGAAGAGCCAGTTGCAGCGCGTGCTGCTGCGCCGGGTGGACCGCTCCATCAAGTTCCACGGTGGTGAGCGCGGCGAGGCGCTGGCCTGGGTGGAGGCGCTGGTCGCGAAGCTGGTGCGCAACGGCCTGCTCAACGACGAAGCCTATGCCCAGATGAAGGCGCACTCACTGCGCGCCTCGGGCCGCAGCACGCGGGTGATTGCCCAGAAGCTGCGCCTCAAGGGCGTCCCCGCGGAAGTCGTGGCGAAGAAGGTCGCCGACGCCACCCACGAGGTGTCCGAGGAAGATGCCGCGCGAATCTGGGCACGGAAGAAGCGGCTGGGTCCCTTCCGCACGCAGCCCGGCACCCGGGAGGAGAATCGGAAGCGGGACCTGGCCGCGCTGGCCCGGGCGGGCTTCTCCTTCGGCATCGCGAAGAAGGTCATCGACTCCAGCCCGGCCTGA
- a CDS encoding type IV pilus twitching motility protein PilT — protein MKSLAELLRHLSRPGVTELTLATGRPPMIRGANGYEPVDPTTATAEDITRALQAMVGVARASTVTETPVQWTVNATGLGSLSIAAMRRGDLIHLRLSRAADAGAAAQAANARPAAPASAQPARPAAPAPVQAAAPSYRTPEPAPAPAYRTPEPTAAHAARAPEPAAARPVAAPARTFTGAGRELAVLLEEGRRGLASDVHIIAERPPLFRFAGELMAQGPVLDATTVEKLLLPVVPERLRPVLEREGSCDFSLETPEMGRFRVNVSRQRTGLKGTFRLIAREVPTLESLGLPADIAKATHHHQGLIVITGPSGHGKTSTLAALVDLINRETSHHVLTVEDPVEFVHPRKRALISQREVGSHTKTFASALKGSLREDPDVIVVGELRDTETVRMALSAAETGHLLISTMNTPSAAKTIDRLIDLFPPGDQQQVRLSLSSGLRLIVSQRLMPSADGKGLVAAAEVLPGSVSLGNLIRDNKTFQIPSLQQRGKSLGIIRFEDSLADLVRAGKVKLEVAKGFADNPDELEAVVTGKRSGATVAAPETQQDSARLLSKMGSLMGRKGS, from the coding sequence ATGAAATCGCTCGCAGAACTGTTGCGGCACCTGTCGCGTCCGGGTGTCACCGAGTTGACCCTGGCCACCGGCCGTCCGCCGATGATCCGCGGCGCCAATGGCTATGAGCCGGTAGACCCCACCACCGCCACGGCCGAGGACATCACTCGCGCCCTGCAGGCCATGGTGGGCGTGGCCCGGGCCTCCACCGTCACGGAGACGCCGGTCCAGTGGACCGTCAACGCCACCGGCCTGGGCTCGCTGTCCATCGCCGCCATGCGGCGAGGAGACCTCATCCACCTGCGCCTCAGCCGGGCCGCCGACGCGGGGGCCGCCGCCCAGGCCGCCAACGCGCGTCCCGCGGCGCCCGCGTCCGCGCAGCCCGCGCGTCCCGCCGCCCCAGCGCCCGTGCAGGCCGCGGCACCGTCCTATCGGACGCCCGAGCCCGCCCCTGCTCCGGCATACCGCACGCCCGAGCCCACGGCGGCCCACGCAGCACGTGCGCCCGAGCCCGCGGCGGCCCGTCCGGTGGCCGCGCCGGCCCGGACCTTCACCGGCGCGGGGCGCGAGCTGGCCGTGTTGCTGGAGGAAGGCCGCCGGGGCCTGGCCAGCGACGTTCACATCATCGCGGAGCGCCCGCCCCTCTTCCGCTTCGCGGGCGAGCTGATGGCGCAGGGCCCGGTGCTGGACGCGACGACGGTGGAGAAGCTGCTGCTGCCGGTGGTGCCGGAGCGGCTGCGGCCCGTCCTGGAGCGCGAGGGCAGCTGCGACTTCTCCCTGGAGACGCCGGAGATGGGGCGCTTCCGGGTCAACGTCAGCCGCCAGCGCACCGGCCTCAAGGGCACCTTCCGGCTGATTGCGCGGGAAGTGCCCACGCTGGAGTCGCTGGGCCTGCCCGCCGACATCGCCAAGGCCACGCACCATCACCAGGGACTCATCGTCATCACCGGCCCGTCCGGCCACGGAAAGACGAGCACGCTGGCGGCGCTCGTGGACCTCATCAACCGCGAGACGTCCCACCACGTGCTCACCGTGGAGGACCCGGTGGAGTTCGTCCACCCGCGCAAGCGCGCGCTCATCAGCCAGCGCGAGGTGGGCTCGCACACCAAGACGTTCGCCAGCGCGCTGAAGGGGAGCCTGCGTGAAGACCCGGACGTCATCGTGGTGGGCGAGCTGCGCGACACGGAGACGGTGCGCATGGCGCTGTCCGCCGCCGAGACGGGCCACCTGCTCATCAGCACCATGAACACGCCGAGCGCGGCGAAGACCATCGACCGGCTCATCGACCTCTTCCCGCCGGGGGACCAGCAGCAGGTGCGCCTGTCGCTGTCCAGCGGCCTGCGGCTCATCGTCAGCCAGCGGCTGATGCCAAGCGCGGACGGCAAGGGGCTGGTGGCCGCGGCGGAGGTGCTGCCGGGCTCGGTGTCGCTGGGCAACCTCATCCGCGACAACAAGACGTTCCAGATTCCCTCGCTCCAGCAGCGCGGCAAGAGCCTGGGCATCATCCGCTTCGAGGACTCGCTGGCGGACCTGGTGCGCGCCGGGAAGGTGAAGCTGGAGGTCGCCAAGGGCTTCGCGGACAACCCGGACGAGTTGGAGGCGGTGGTGACGGGCAAGCGGTCCGGCGCCACCGTGGCCGCGCCGGAGACGCAGCAGGATAGCGCGAGGCTGCTCAGCAAGATGGGCTCGCTGATGGGAAGGAAGGGCTCCTGA
- the thiL gene encoding thiamine-phosphate kinase, translated as MSGEFDFIRRFLAHFPAARVPVGPGDDCAVLPPSVGAQCVTTDAVVEDVHFTRAAFSPADIGHKALAVNLSDLASMGATPRWFVCALALPKDYPLRELTGLARGMAALATAHRIALVGGNFTSARELSVTITAAGELSRAPLTRAGARPGDLLYVSGTLGDARLGLEHLRAGLRRGAAVRRQRRPEPRVALGLLASRHASAALDVSDGLAQDLGHLCTASGVRAELEVERLPLSAAVRKALGPEGALAGGEDYELLLAVPPGRSRAFERACATGGHAITRIGHFTEGRGWVSRDRTGRVLPLPEGFDHFRPRAMD; from the coding sequence ATGTCTGGTGAGTTCGACTTCATCCGCCGGTTCCTCGCGCACTTCCCGGCCGCGCGCGTGCCCGTGGGGCCCGGGGATGACTGCGCGGTGCTGCCCCCTTCCGTTGGTGCGCAGTGCGTCACCACGGACGCGGTGGTGGAGGACGTGCACTTCACGCGCGCCGCGTTCTCCCCCGCGGACATCGGCCACAAGGCGCTGGCGGTGAACCTGTCGGACCTGGCGTCCATGGGGGCCACGCCGCGCTGGTTCGTCTGCGCGCTCGCGCTGCCGAAGGACTATCCCCTGCGGGAGCTCACGGGCCTGGCGCGAGGCATGGCCGCGCTGGCCACCGCGCACCGGATTGCCCTGGTGGGTGGCAACTTCACCTCCGCGCGCGAGCTGTCCGTCACCATCACCGCGGCGGGCGAGCTGTCACGCGCGCCCCTCACCCGCGCGGGGGCCCGGCCCGGGGACCTCCTCTATGTCTCCGGCACGTTGGGCGATGCGCGCCTGGGCCTGGAGCACCTTCGTGCGGGGCTGCGCCGGGGCGCCGCCGTGCGCCGTCAGCGCCGCCCCGAGCCTCGCGTGGCGCTGGGCCTGCTCGCCTCGCGCCATGCATCCGCCGCGCTGGATGTTTCCGACGGACTTGCACAAGACCTGGGTCATCTCTGCACCGCCTCGGGTGTCCGCGCGGAGCTGGAGGTGGAGCGGCTGCCCCTGTCGGCGGCGGTGCGCAAGGCCCTGGGGCCCGAAGGCGCGCTGGCGGGGGGCGAGGACTATGAGTTGCTGCTGGCCGTTCCCCCGGGACGCAGCCGGGCATTCGAGCGCGCGTGCGCTACAGGCGGGCACGCCATCACCCGCATCGGCCACTTCACAGAGGGGCGCGGGTGGGTGAGCCGGGACAGGACAGGCCGCGTTCTCCCACTGCCAGAGGGGTTCGACCACTTCCGACCTCGGGCGATGGATTGA
- a CDS encoding VOC family protein: MADLEQSLERVTAMGGRVLGTIRGSAKTGRSCFIEDPSGTACALYQSGSD, encoded by the coding sequence GTGGCGGACCTGGAGCAGAGCCTGGAGCGCGTCACCGCGATGGGGGGCCGGGTGCTCGGGACGATTCGCGGCTCCGCCAAGACGGGCCGCTCCTGCTTCATCGAAGACCCGTCCGGCACGGCGTGCGCGCTCTACCAGTCAGGGAGCGACTGA
- a CDS encoding GTP-binding protein: MQLNHAQRELTLKIVYYGPGLSGKTTNLRHLHAKASPEVRGRLLTVETHDDRTLFFDLLPVFFSTSSGFKVKVKLFTVPGQVIHNATRRIVLQGADAVVFIADSRRGATADNNAYWRNLQENMKENNLDPSQVPVVIQFNKKDLPDARTDAEIEESRRRGGEAVVGAVALRGEGVLETFHAVAQAAYRRLDLRAHLARNLGLTEAEFLGQIFRRMDLTGTALASMYGRAAGEARSGDGR, encoded by the coding sequence TTGCAACTCAACCATGCCCAGCGAGAGCTGACGCTCAAGATCGTCTACTACGGGCCCGGCCTCAGCGGGAAGACGACGAATCTGCGTCATCTCCACGCGAAAGCGTCCCCGGAGGTGCGGGGGCGGTTGCTGACCGTGGAGACACACGACGACCGCACGCTCTTCTTCGACCTGCTGCCCGTCTTCTTCTCCACGTCCTCCGGCTTCAAGGTGAAGGTGAAGCTCTTCACCGTGCCGGGCCAGGTCATCCACAACGCCACCCGGCGCATCGTCCTGCAGGGCGCGGACGCGGTGGTCTTCATCGCGGACAGCCGCCGCGGCGCCACGGCGGACAACAACGCCTACTGGCGCAACCTCCAGGAGAACATGAAGGAGAACAACCTGGACCCCAGCCAGGTCCCGGTGGTCATCCAGTTCAACAAGAAGGACCTGCCGGACGCGCGCACGGATGCCGAAATCGAGGAGTCGCGCCGGCGTGGCGGCGAGGCGGTGGTGGGCGCGGTGGCGCTGCGGGGCGAAGGCGTGCTGGAGACCTTCCACGCGGTGGCGCAGGCCGCCTACCGGCGGCTCGACTTGCGCGCCCACCTGGCGCGCAACCTGGGCCTGACGGAGGCGGAGTTCCTGGGCCAGATCTTCCGGCGCATGGACCTCACGGGCACGGCGTTGGCCTCCATGTACGGGCGCGCGGCGGGTGAAGCGCGCAGCGGAGACGGGCGATGA
- a CDS encoding NYN domain-containing protein has translation MLSGRPPASSYVLIDAENIDWAVSNVVGRKPESQDRVQFDRLVSFCETNFPAPVRCVVVLNARGEQLPDVMIGFVRALKSAGCDVALLYGRPDQKVVDLGILKLLENIRTQRPGAAVVLASHDGADFADALKPMLEEKRQVAVLGLREYVSQRFRELVPSGLKILDLELNAKVFNRPLPRMLPVNVDEFDPGLFL, from the coding sequence ATGCTCTCCGGACGCCCCCCCGCCTCCTCCTACGTACTCATCGACGCCGAGAACATCGACTGGGCTGTGTCCAACGTGGTGGGGCGCAAGCCCGAGTCCCAGGACCGCGTCCAGTTCGACCGGCTCGTGTCCTTCTGTGAGACGAACTTCCCGGCGCCCGTGCGCTGCGTGGTGGTGCTCAACGCCCGCGGGGAGCAGCTGCCGGACGTCATGATTGGCTTCGTGCGCGCGCTCAAGTCCGCCGGCTGCGACGTGGCCCTGCTCTACGGCCGCCCCGACCAGAAGGTGGTGGACCTGGGCATCCTGAAGCTGCTGGAGAACATCCGCACCCAGCGCCCCGGCGCGGCGGTGGTGCTCGCCAGCCATGACGGCGCGGACTTCGCGGACGCGCTCAAGCCCATGCTGGAGGAGAAGCGCCAGGTGGCCGTGCTCGGCCTGCGTGAATACGTCAGCCAGCGCTTCCGGGAGCTCGTCCCCTCCGGGCTCAAGATTCTGGATTTGGAGTTGAACGCCAAGGTGTTCAACCGGCCCCTGCCGCGCATGCTCCCTGTCAACGTGGACGAGTTCGACCCGGGGCTGTTCTTGTAG
- a CDS encoding di-heme oxidoredictase family protein, which produces MKASWWLTALLLTAGAPRQENAAPAPGAAVSEVPGRPDDEALAGGGTTVFDVSHNAYGRALGNLAPTRWYQMREGKVLFMRDWAAHEEGLAGPLTNAAGCGSCHFKDGRGRPLPDVGPEAPLLVRLSVPAKDAPAGRHEPVYGVQLNDRGTADVPAEGTVQVSYTDVKGMYADGTPYTLRQPRYRINQLGYGKLAPEVMLSPRIPSQLFGLGLLAAIPDEAIHALADADDRDGDGVSGRPNRVVSVHSGKAELGRFGWKANQPTLEQQVASAFSEDLGLTSPLYPESNCTAKQAGCMTRVAARGPALSRHVLERTTLYLRLIGVPARRDVLEPTVMKGQVLFQQAGCAACHQREFTTGTVEDVPELSNQRIRPYTDLLLHDMGPELADGRPDGEASGTEWRTPPLWGLGLLETVNRQVRMLHDGRARSFEEAILWHGGEGARARERFKALGKAEREALVAFLRSL; this is translated from the coding sequence ATGAAGGCATCGTGGTGGTTGACGGCCCTGCTGCTCACGGCGGGAGCACCCAGGCAGGAGAACGCCGCCCCCGCGCCGGGCGCGGCCGTCTCGGAGGTGCCCGGGCGCCCGGACGACGAGGCCCTGGCGGGGGGCGGCACCACGGTGTTTGACGTCTCGCACAATGCCTATGGCCGCGCGCTGGGAAACCTGGCGCCCACGCGCTGGTACCAGATGCGCGAAGGCAAGGTGTTGTTCATGCGGGACTGGGCCGCGCATGAAGAAGGGCTGGCGGGCCCGCTGACGAACGCCGCCGGGTGTGGTTCGTGTCACTTCAAGGATGGCCGGGGCCGCCCGCTGCCCGACGTGGGGCCGGAGGCGCCGCTGCTCGTCCGGTTGAGCGTGCCCGCGAAGGACGCGCCCGCGGGGCGTCACGAGCCCGTCTACGGCGTGCAGCTCAATGACCGTGGGACCGCGGACGTCCCGGCCGAGGGCACGGTCCAGGTCTCCTATACGGACGTGAAGGGGATGTACGCGGACGGGACGCCGTACACGCTGCGCCAGCCGCGCTACCGCATCAACCAACTGGGCTATGGGAAGCTGGCGCCCGAGGTGATGCTCTCGCCGCGCATCCCCTCCCAGCTCTTCGGCCTGGGGCTGCTGGCGGCCATCCCGGATGAAGCCATCCACGCCCTGGCGGACGCGGATGACCGCGATGGGGACGGCGTCTCCGGCCGTCCGAACCGCGTGGTCAGCGTCCACTCCGGCAAGGCGGAGCTGGGCCGCTTCGGGTGGAAGGCCAATCAGCCCACGCTGGAGCAACAGGTCGCCAGCGCCTTCTCCGAGGACCTGGGACTGACGTCACCGCTCTATCCGGAGAGCAACTGCACGGCGAAGCAGGCAGGCTGCATGACGCGAGTGGCCGCCAGGGGCCCCGCGTTGTCGCGCCACGTCCTGGAGCGGACGACGCTGTACCTGCGGCTCATCGGCGTGCCCGCGCGGCGCGACGTGTTGGAGCCCACCGTGATGAAGGGACAGGTCCTCTTCCAGCAGGCGGGCTGCGCGGCGTGCCACCAGCGGGAGTTCACCACGGGCACGGTCGAGGACGTCCCCGAGCTGTCCAACCAACGCATCCGCCCGTACACGGACCTGCTGCTGCACGACATGGGGCCGGAGCTGGCGGACGGCCGCCCTGACGGAGAGGCGAGCGGCACCGAGTGGAGGACGCCGCCCTTGTGGGGCCTGGGGCTGCTGGAGACGGTGAACCGTCAGGTGCGGATGCTCCACGACGGGCGCGCGCGCAGCTTCGAGGAGGCCATCCTCTGGCACGGCGGCGAAGGCGCTCGTGCCCGCGAGCGCTTCAAGGCCTTGGGCAAGGCGGAGCGTGAGGCATTGGTGGCCTTCCTGCGCTCGCTCTGA
- a CDS encoding type IV pilus twitching motility protein PilT, which translates to MTTPRLAVLFDALLEQKGSDLHLGIGYPPMGRIRGELVPLREQPLSAPEMQALLFEICSPEQQRQIVEDLDLDFAYSYGTKARFRANYFNKMTGLAAVFRTIPSKVLSLEDLKTPEVVRKLSERRSGLVLVTGPTGSGKSTTLAAMINYINKTRPAHVLTIEDPVEFVHESMRAQVTHREVGPHASSFATAIRSAGREDPNVILIGELRTNETMKLALQLASFGVLVFATVHTNSAPATIDRIINAFPADEQQQVRGMLAESLAGIVAQQLIKTADGKGRVAALEILVGGPAIASMIREGKVFQIASKMQAGQGQGMQTLDMHLERLVKDDVITPEAALEKAQDKENLAKVISRLKPDWQVPESLKSLG; encoded by the coding sequence ATGACGACGCCCCGTCTGGCCGTCCTGTTCGATGCGCTGCTGGAGCAGAAGGGCAGCGACCTGCACCTGGGCATCGGCTACCCGCCCATGGGCCGCATCCGCGGCGAGCTGGTGCCGCTGCGCGAGCAGCCCCTCAGCGCGCCGGAGATGCAGGCGCTGCTCTTCGAAATCTGCTCGCCGGAGCAGCAGCGGCAGATTGTCGAGGACCTGGACCTGGACTTCGCCTACAGCTACGGGACGAAGGCCCGCTTCCGCGCCAACTACTTCAACAAGATGACGGGCCTGGCGGCCGTCTTCCGCACCATCCCCAGCAAGGTGCTGTCGCTGGAGGACCTGAAGACGCCGGAGGTGGTGCGCAAGCTGTCGGAGCGCCGCAGCGGGCTGGTGCTCGTCACCGGCCCCACGGGCAGCGGCAAGTCCACCACGCTGGCCGCGATGATCAACTACATCAACAAGACGCGGCCCGCGCACGTGCTCACCATCGAAGACCCGGTGGAGTTCGTGCACGAGTCCATGCGGGCGCAGGTGACGCACCGGGAAGTGGGCCCGCACGCGTCCAGCTTCGCCACCGCCATCCGCTCCGCGGGCCGCGAGGACCCCAACGTCATCCTCATTGGCGAGCTCCGCACCAACGAGACGATGAAGCTGGCGCTCCAGTTGGCGAGCTTCGGCGTGCTGGTGTTCGCCACGGTGCACACCAACAGCGCGCCGGCCACCATCGACCGCATCATCAACGCCTTCCCCGCCGACGAGCAGCAGCAGGTGCGCGGCATGCTGGCGGAGAGCCTGGCGGGCATCGTCGCCCAGCAGCTCATCAAGACGGCGGACGGCAAGGGCCGCGTGGCCGCGCTCGAAATCCTGGTGGGCGGGCCCGCCATCGCCTCCATGATTCGCGAGGGCAAGGTGTTCCAGATTGCCTCGAAGATGCAGGCGGGCCAGGGCCAGGGCATGCAGACGCTGGACATGCACCTGGAGCGGCTGGTGAAGGACGACGTGATTACGCCCGAGGCCGCGCTGGAGAAGGCCCAGGACAAGGAGAACCTGGCCAAGGTCATCTCCCGCCTCAAGCCGGACTGGCAGGTGCCGGAGTCCCTGAAGTCGCTGGGCTAG